A stretch of Apis cerana isolate GH-2021 linkage group LG1, AcerK_1.0, whole genome shotgun sequence DNA encodes these proteins:
- the LOC107997561 gene encoding triple functional domain protein isoform X3, protein MDGTRAAEVLPLLQERLAILPGSRDRRGGPVLLFPTTPRRERAKPEDYRRLLQYLLTVPSDEARGLRFTVIVDMRGATWDSVKPILKVLHEHFHRSIHVAFIIKPENFWQKQRTSLAKQKKYNFEINTISLEALTKVIDPSQLTADLDGSLQYDHAQWIDTRLAVEDFTWQASDLLDRLDDLQEDLSRNDFADDVAGAKHGIDLHNEMKKKIMKVPVEEIEVIGQRLLQRFDNNIAASSGEGGSIESGATGGTDPDGRALAALVIQHLDSVHAAQQHLLQLWHIKKMKLDQCFQLRLFEQDCEKMFDWICHNREGFLANYVEIGRSYQLAKNLQEEHKHFTISSMNVYVNINKILTMASRLLETQHYAAGHVRAVAGRLDRAWKEFAAGLDERTAVLSLSVVFHHKAEQYVDSVAGWSQACDAGNLPNEIPILESHIRQHQTLYEAMCQAYTEVHSTSKKLLYQLDHLVQVCNQPQGIDHTARKHSQDGHGIDGHSGMSGNPAADYSEGASHVLAVIHQILGHHRALEARWHARKVKLHQRLALRLFQEDVKQVLDWLTNHGEVFIRKNTGVGRNLQKARVYQKSHEHFENVAQNTYTNATKLLTAAQELAHTGECAADEIYAVAQELEAHVSSFAARVEQRRRRLDLAVVFYTHEKELSGWVDELRQELQQDEVAENLETAERLLEQCAQHRASCMEACASTIVQGEALLRELRESTDAPDTTGSISAVEAALDRLASLRQELEDLWATRKLRLELCLRLRVFERDALEASGQLEMWAQELQGPSREGSPEQLLRAHNDGVAHMQNTAFQVLQQGQELAQVLEQAGVCIMADGQHSAATRVQVLLEFLNEREMDAEDLAEMRRVRLEQASQLVQLQTDATHVANWIRNGEAMLLASLRVPENLQDAEQLRLEHEQFQVAIEKTHTSAVQVKHRADALVSANHYDPKSIREVAEDVTKRWQQLVTCAEERHKLVTASINFYKTAEQVRSVLDSLEREYKRDEDWCASGEKATQVPTLVGKHQEQKEAFLKACTLVRRTAETFLKYTNRSLQFYSYQANSAGSENKVKNILEELLSKENRVLEYWTQRKKRLDHCHQYVLFERSAKQALEWIRETGELYLATHTNVGKNRIENEQLLREHNEFKGAAKETRERVKLLIQLADNLVEKGHAHAVAIKQSVAEVDQRYKDFSTRMDCYKTQIEEDLGIQSDDGQKDLSIDRNSDPLLEEKIKGKDLKELNEEKRRSARRKEFIMAELLQTERTYVKDLETCIRCFLEETRCGKGNVPSGLQGRESIIFSNMEEIHQFHSNIFLRELEKYETMPEDVGHCFVTWAPKFDMYVTYCKNKPESNQLLVTHGGTWFEELQRKHRVEHPIAAYLIKPVQRITKYQLLLKDLQACCQEGQGEIKDGLEVMLNVPKKANDALHLSMLEGCDVRIDTLGDVVLQDSFTVWDPKQLIRKGRDRHIFLFELYLLFSKEVKDSAGKVKYIYKSRLMTSELGVTEHIEGDECKFAVWTGRAPTSDTRVVLRANSMDAKQLWVKRLREVIQETYFSLSMPKSPAKKSSSQRSSRDLEECTSLDDSVENLDRNSLASFGSTNTTDSDKTGVAEVTWVIADHSAAPGSKELTVTKGQQVEVLENGSNISGVNTSEWTHVRLLVAPGQVDPPPEGLVPTSALKQPPPVSSKTSPSRKVPGQQQQQQQQQQQQQQQQLHYQQQSSSQVQTTASSGGFATASSAAGIAGSSSTITTSITPVLPIQNVPVLPDETENVANDGSTPANTNSPGNKRRGFSGRKWLPPPLRKLSQGKVEKSPPTTTSTATSMTSIVPPSGDRLKKNVSEKRFKLPTGAEQSRPSRTASISISALTTATASMRVSASEADLDTELQPGIEGEEDEGETEQSEPELEEDVPEPDNTEALTYSEQNGADDVEDELELPPPMKPITEPILVGTANGASGSAITTEGCGKSRTSERSTKILDGATTVDLAEIEQIVKERMEQHTENQERQSLMRTPSGKNSSIGSADNDYDKDAVSTIATTTITSSTTIMTTVATATVATGITTTTTKIGTTSSPAHGNSEEYDLESAVLVKRQFVIRELVETEKDYVNDLKQIVEGYMALMRDSESQVPLPDDLRGGKDKMVFGNIEAIYEWHRDFFLKALERCLERPEELGPLFKRYERKLHMYVVYCQNKPVSEYIVSEYIDTYFEDLRQKLGHRLQLCDLLIKPVQRITKYQLLLREALRLTERTQRISEIEGLRAAVHVMRIIPKAANDMMDVARLQGFDGKITAQGKLLLHGPLLVSEFSSNLPSKEKEWQVFLFEQNIIFSEAVGKKTQFTNPVYIYKAHIQVNKMSLEECYDDSEKFIIRSTDPRKPGLGFSCSAVEENGPRKQEWVDTITAILQTQRDFLKAIQSPIAYQKELTKDPFRGVSPDSPCRGNVLSSTIPNMSKTNEERRNEIAATTSSKALATAAAATATTTSVLQRPRTGGLDQDSSQSPSPSKSRLNFLEGFRSTLRPRSPVRNNSIPIVPGSRVRLTADWGKLHAGEELEIFRVDGPGLIVSPVIGKKEEFWIPASLVPNSSISRAWSFRPRRIDSEGENVRLPQDMCAEENGPPAILTIPCSIRATAGGVARLVLEARRVERAVVRWRKEGQRCDIEESDRYRLYRTNDSLCLEIAPCLPSDSGIYHCRVEHETGSCSAKIPLSIVGIDTTNAWCDTIECNRSNGLTIKETSSIVTLSDSRKKVTKNIEIEQFNNKYIELEELGIGRFARVCCAKEKGFDREVALKQISRLKQPLSLTRAEYDLLRNIRHDNIVRAFALFEDTPQPDIDTIVLELVKGSTLFIYLGEQIEYTEATVAKYTGQLLSALYWLHSRKRAHLDLKPENVLIDEKTGVVKLIDLGEAVRAVPLDEVVPPVDLEFAAPESVLGKPTGSYTDMWAAGVFLYVLLSGLSPFLDDSIEETTANILKCDFCFPDEYFKDISSDVKNLLETLLCLRGEDRATAQLILSSPWFKISIGATIPSSRMVAFIDRRAHRSKHHQDRNSSFYS, encoded by the exons ATGGATGGAACAAGAGCTGCAGAGGTCTTACCTTTGCTTCAAGAACGTTTGGCCATTCTGCCAGGTAGCCGAGATCGCAGAGGTGGACCAGTACTTTTATTTCCTACTACACCAAGACGTGAAAGAGCCAAACCTGAAGATTATCGCCgtcttttacaatatttattgacTGTCCCCAGTGATGAAGCTAGGGGTTTACGTTTCACTGTGATTGTGGATATGCGTGGTGCTACTTGGGATTCTGTCAAACCAATACTAAag gtaTTGCATGAACATTTTCATCGATCAATACATGTTGCTTTTATCATTAAACCTGAAAATTTCTGGCAAAAACAACGGACATCATTAGCcaagcaaaaaaaatataattttgaa ATAAATACTATAAGTTTAGAAGCTTTGACAAAAGTAATTGATCCATCACAATTGACAGCAGATTTAGATGGATCATTACAATATGATCATGCTCAATGGATTGATACAAGATTAGCTGTAGAAGATTTTACATGGCAAGCAAGTGATCTTCTCGATAGATTAGACGATTTACAAGAGGATTTAAGTCGAAACGATTTTGCGGACGATGTAGCTGGAGCAAAACATGGAATTGATTTGCATaatgaaatgaagaaaaaaattatgaaagttCCGGTAGAAGAAATTGAAGTTATCGGTCAGCGATTGTTACAACGCTTCGATAATA ATATAGCAGCGAGTAGTGGCGAAGGCGGTAGTATAGAAAGTGGAGCAACCGGTGGCACCGATCCTGATGGACGAGCATTAGCCGCGTTAGTAATTCAACACTTAGATTCTGTACATGCTGCACAACAACATCTTCTACAGTTGTGGCATATTAAGAAGATGAAATTGGATCAGTGCTTTCAACTAAGACTTTTTGAACAAGATTGTGAAAAAATGTTCGATTGGATTTGTCACAATAGAGAAGGATTTTTAGCGAATTACGTTGAAATTGGACGTTCTTATCAACTCGCTAAGAATTTACAGGAAGAGCACAAACATTTCACTATAAGTTCTATGAACGTTtatgtgaatataaataagattttaacgATGGCCAGTCGTTTGCTTGAAACTCAACATTATGCTGCCGGACACGTAAGAGCAGTAGCTGGCCGACTAGATCGAGCTTGGAAAGAATTCGCAGCAGGGCTTGATGAACGTACTGCGGTTCTTAGTTTAAGCGTTGTATTTCATCATAAGGCAGAACAATATGTTGATAGCGTTGCAGGATGGAGTCAAGCTTGTGATGCTGGCAATCTACCTAACGAAATACCGATTTTGGAATCTCATATACGGCAGCATCAAACTCTTTATGAAGCAATGTGTCAAGCTTATACAGAG GTGCATAGTACCAGTAAGAAGCTTCTTTATCAACTGGATCATCTCGTGCAAGTCTGTAATCAACCGCAAGGGATAGACCATACAGCCAGAAAACAT AGTCAAGATGGACATGGCATTGATGGGCATTCTGGTATGAGTGGGAATCCTGCTGCGGATTATAGCGAAGGTGCGTCTCATGTATTGGCAGTGATCCATCAAATTTTGGGTCATCATAGGGCGTTGGAAGCTCGTTGGCATGCTCGAAAAGTCAAATTGCATCAGCGACTCGCGTTAAg ATTATTTCAAGAAGATGTGAAACAAGTTTTGGATTGGTTAACTAATCACGGTGAAgtttttattagaaagaatACAGGTGTTGGTCGTAATCTTCAAAAAGCGAGAGTATATCAGAAAAGTCATgaacattttgaaaatgtcGCACAG aaTACATATACAAATGCAACCAAACTACTTACTGCTGCACAAGAATTGGCTCATACTGGTGAATGTGCTGCTGATGAGATATATGCTGTAGCGCAAGAATTAGAGGCTCACGTCAGTAGCTTTGCGGCAAGAGTCGAACAACGTCGTCGAAGATTAGATTTAGCAGTTGTATTTTATACACATGAAAAAGAG ttaagTGGTTGGGTTGACGAATTACGACAAGAATTACAACAAGACGAAGTGGCGGAGAATTTAGAAACAGCAGAAAGATTGTTGGAACAATGTGCACAACATCGAGCCTCTTGTATGGAAGCATGTGCATCGACTATTGTTCAGGGAGAAGCATTGCTCCGAGAATTGCGAGAATCTACTGATGCTCCTGATACTACTGGCTCT atatcCGCGGTAGAAGCTGCATTAGATAGGTTAGCGAGCTTAAGACAGGAATTAGAAGATTTATGGGCTACTAGAAAATTGAGACTAGAATTATGTTTACGACTACGTGTATTTGAAAGAGATGCTCTAGAAGCGAGCGGTCAATTAGAGATGTGGGCACAAGAATTGCAAGGCCCATCTCGAGAAGGTTCTCCTGAACAATTATTGCGTGCTCATAATGACGGTGTTGCTCATATGCAGAATACCGCATTTCAAGTTCTGCAACAAGGTCAAGAACTTGCTCAG GTGTTGGAACAAGCAGGAGTTTGCATAATGGCAGATGGACAACATAGTGCTGCGACTAGAGTACAAGTgcttcttgaatttttaaacgaaagagaaatgGATGCGGAAGATTTAGCAGAGATGAGAAGAGTTCGTTTAGAACAAGCTTCTCAATTGGTTCAATTACAAACCGACGCTACACATGTTGCCAATTGGATTCGTAATGGAGAAGCTATGTTATTAGCTTCTTTGAGAGTTCCGGAAAATCTTCAAGATGCAGAACAGCTTCGTTTAGAACACGAACAGTTTCAAGTCGCTATAGAAAAAACACATACTTCAGCTGTTCAG GTGAAACACAGAGCAGATGCGCTAGTGAGTGCTAATCATTATGACCCAAAGAGTATAAGAGAAGTGGCTGAGGATGTAACTAAAAGATGGCAACAACTTGTGACATGTGCAGAGGAAAGACACAAACTAGTAACAGCTagcattaatttttacaaaacggCAGAACAAGTTCGTTCTGTATTAGATAGTCTTGAACGTGAATATAAAAGAGACGAAGATTGGTGTGCTTCTGGTGAAAAAGCTACACAAGTTCCAACACTTGTTGGCAAACATCAAGAACAAAAAGAAGCATTTTTAAAAGCATGCACATTAGTCCGGCGAACTGCGGAaacatttcttaaatatacgAACCGTAGTCttcaattttatagttatCAGGCAAATAGTGCTGGTTCTGAgaataaagttaaaa atattttggaGGAGTTACTTAGTAAAGAGAATCGCGTGCTCGAATACTGGACGCAACGTAAGAAACGATTGGATCACTGTCATCAGTATGTTCTGTTTGAGCGTAGTGCTAAACAGGCTTTAGAATGGATTAGAGAAACGGGTGAATTATATCTAGCAACACATACCAACGTTGGTAAAAATCGTATCGAAAACGAACAATTATTACGCGAGCACAATGAGTTTAAAGGTGCTGCGAag GAAACACGAGAAAGAGTAAAGCTGTTGATTCAACTTGCTGATAATTTAGTCGAGAAAGGACATGCTCATGCAGTCGCAATCAAACAATCTGTCGCTGAAGTGGATCAACGATATAAGGATTTTAGTACGCGTATGGATTGTTATAAAACACAAATTGAAGAAGATCTTGGAATTCAATCAGACGATGGTCAAAAGGATCTTTCTATCGATCGCAATTCCGATCCATTACTCGAGGAAAAGATCAAaggaaaagatttaaaagaattaaacgaagaaaaaagaagatcagCACGGCGAAAGGA ATTTATAATGGCTGAACTGCTACAAACAGAACGAACTTACGTGAAAGATTTAGAAACTTGTATTCGATGTTTCTTGGAAGAAACACGTTGTGGAAAAGGAAATGTTCCATCCGGATTGCAAGGACgagaatctataatttttagtaatatggAAGAGATTCATCAATTTCATAGTAACATATTTCTTCGTGAACTTGAAAAATACGAAACTATGCCCGAAGATGTTGGACATTGTTTTGTAACATGg gCACCTAAGTTTGATATGTATGTGACATATTGCAAGAATAAACCAGAAAGTAATCAATTATTAGTTACTCATGGTGGGACATGGTTTGAAGAATTACAAAGAAAACATCGAGTTGAACATCCGATTGctgcatatttaattaaacccgtacaaagaataacaaaatatcaattattattaaaagatcttCAG GCTTGTTGCCAAGAAGGACAGGGCGAAATAAAGGACGGCCTTGAAGTAATGTTAAATGTGCCTAAGAAAGCAAATGATGCCTTACATTTAAGTATGCTGGAAGGTTGCGATGTAAGAATAGATACATTAGGTGATGTAGTATTACAGGATTCTTTTACGGTATGGGATCCTAAACAATTGATTAGAAAAGGCAGAGATCGGCacatatttctatttgaattgTATCTGCTCTTTAGCAAAGAAGTGAAAGATTCGGCTGGGaag GTAAAATACATTTACAAAAGTCGTTTAATGACTTCTGAGTTGGGTGTAACTGAACATATTGAAGGTGACGAATGCAAATTCGCAGTATGGACAGGTCGTGCACCGACTAGCGATACACGCGTTGTTCTTCGAGCCAATTCAATGGATGCTAAGCAATTATGGGTGAAAAGATTACGTGAAGTTATTCAAGAAACATATTTCAGTTTAAGTATGCCCAAGAGTCCTGCGAAAAAAAGTTCAAGTCAACGATCTAGTAGAGATCTCGAAGAATGTACTTCTTTGGATGATAGTGTTGAGAATTTAGATAGAAATTCTTTGGCATCTTTTGGTTCTACTAATACTACAGACTCAGATAAg ACCGGCGTAGCCGAGGTAACTTGGGTCATTGCCGATCACTCTGCAGCACCAGGTTCGAAAGAGTTGACGGTAACGAAAGGTCAACAAGTTGAAGTATTAGAAAATGGAAGTAACATTAGCGGTGTGAATACATCCGAGTGGACTCACGTGCGTTTACTAGTTGCTCCAGGACAAGTTGATCCTCCTCCAGAAGGATTAGTTCCTACTAGTGCGCTTAAACAACCCCCTCCGGTTTCTAGTAAAACTTCACCATCTAGGAAAGTTCCAggacagcaacaacaacaacaacagcagcagcagcagcaacaacaacaacaattgcATTATCAACAACAATCGAGTAGTCAAGTTCAAACTACCGCATCCAGTGGAGGATTTGCAACTGCATCCTCTGCTGCTGGAATAGCAGGCTCTTCGTCGACGATTACAACAAGTATAACACCTGTGTTACCGATTCAAAATGTTCCTGTGTTGCCGGATGAAACTG aaaatgttgCAAACGATGGAAGTACTCCTGCGAACACAAATTCTCCAGGAAACAAAAGGCGTGGCTTTAGCGG gAGAAAGTGGTTACCTCCACCATTGCGTAAACTTAGTCAAGGTAAAGTCGAGAAATCACCACCAACGACGACATCGACAGCGACATCGATGACATCGATTGTACCGCCATCAGGCGATCGGTTGAAGAAGAATGTCTCGGAGAAACGATTCAAATTACCGACTGGTGCGGAACAATCTCGACCGTCCAGAACTGCTTCTATTTCTATCTCTGCGTTAACAACAGCGACTGCCTCTATGCGTGTATCTGCTTCTGAAGCGGACCTTGACACTGAACTTCAACCAGGAATCGAGGGAGAAGAAGACGAAGGAGAAACCGAACAATCGGAACCAGAATTGGAAGAAGATGTACCGGAACCCGATAACACAGAAGCTTTAACTTATTCGGAACAAAATGGAGCGGACGATGTCGAAGACGAATTAGAACTTCCTCCGCCGATGAAACCCATCACTGAACCGATACTTGTAGGAACTGCGAATGGAGCATCGGGGTCTGCAATTACAACAGAAGGCTGTGGAAAATCTCGA acatcTGAACGTTCAACGAAGATTCTTGACGGTGCCACAACGGTTGATTTAGCTGAAATTGAACAAATcgtaaaagaaagaatg GAACAACATACGGAAAATCAAGAAAGGCAAAGTCTGATGCGAACACCTAGTGGTAAAAATTCAAGCATTGGCAGTGCGGATAACGATTATGACAAAGATGCAGTATCAACTATTGCTACTACCACGATTACTTCATCAACGACGATAATGACAACAGTAGCGACAGCAACTGTAGCGACTGGGATAACGACAACAACAACTAAGATAGGAACAACGAGTAGTCCTGCTCACGGGAATTCGGAGGAATACGACTTGGAGAGTGCAGTGCTAGTAAAACGACAATTCGTTATTCGAGAATTAGTGGAGACAGAAAAAGATTATGTAAATGATTTAAAGCAAATAGTTGAAGGATACATGGCGTTAATGCGAGATTCTGAATCTCAAGTGCCATTGCCAGATGATTTACGCGGTGGAAAAGACAAAATGGTTTTTGGTAACATAGAGGCAATCTACGAATGGCATAGAGA TTTCTTTCTGAAAGCTTTGGAACGTTGCTTGGAACGGCCGGAAGAGCTTGGGCCGTTGTTTAAGCGATACGAAAGGAAGTTACATATGTATGTTGTTTATTGTCAAAACAAACCAGTCTCCGAGTATATTGTTTCTGAGTATATAGATACCTATTTCGAG GACTTGAGGCAAAAGCTCGGACATCGATTACAATTATGCGATCTTTTGATCAAACCGGTTCAAAGAATCACAAAGTATCAACTTCTTCTTCGAGAGGCATTAAGACTTACCGAACGAACTCAAAGAATTTCGGAAATCGAAGGACTTAGAGCAGCGGTTCATGTAATGCGTATTATTCCAAAAGCGGCCAATGACATGATGGATGTTGCAAGACTTCAAGGTTTCGAT ggaAAAATTACAGCgcaaggaaaattattattgcacgGACCACTTTTAGTCTcagaattttcttcgaatttaccTAGTAAGGAAAAAGAATGGCAAGTCTTCCTGttcgaacaaaatattatttttagtgagGCTGTCGGAAAAAAGACACAATTCACCAATCCTGTCTATATTTACAAGGCTCATATTCAG GTGAATAAAATGAGTTTGGAAGAATGTTATGATGATTCGGAGAAGTTTATAATTCGATCAACAGATCCTCGAAAACCTGGCCTTGGATTCTCTTGTAGCGCAGTAGAAGAAAATGGGCCACGGAAGCAGGAGTGGGTAGATACGATCACTGCCATCCTGCAGACCCAACGTGACTTCCTTAAAGCGATACAGTCACCAATTGCCTACCAAAAGGAACTTACCAAAGATCCATT TCGTGGCGTGAGTCCGGATTCTCCATGTCGAGGGAATGTACTTTCATCAACAATACCGAACATGTCTAAAACGAACGAAGAACGGAGAAATGAAATCGCTGCTACTACCTCTTCAAAAGCATTAGCTACAGCTGCAGCAGCGACAGCTACGACAACATCGGTTTTACAGCGACCTCGTACTGGAGGCTTGGATCAGGATTCTTCACAATCGCCAAGTCCTAGCAAAAGCAGACTGAACTTTCTTGAGGGATTCAGAAGTACTCTACGTCCACGATCACCTGTTCGCAACAACTCTATTCCG ATCGTTCCAGGAAGCAGAGTAAGATTAACCGCAGATTGGGGCAAATTACATGCTGGAGAAGAATTGGAGATCTTCCGTGTGGATGGTCCAGGGCTAATCGTCTCTCCGGTAAtcggaaaaaaggaggaattcTGGATTCCGGCGAGTCTCGTTCCAAATTCATCGATCAGCCGCGCATGGTCTTTCCGTCCGCGAAGAATCGATTCCGAGGGAGAGAACGTCCGTCTTCCGCAAGATATGTGCGCGGAAGAGAACGGTCCTCCCGCGATTTTGACTATTCCGTGTTCGATCAGGGCGACGGCAGGTGGCGTGGCTCGGCTCGTACTGGAAGCTCGCCGCGTGGAACGAGCAGTCGTACGTTGGAGAAAGGAGGGGCAACGATGTGACATCGAGGAAAGCGATCGATATCGACTTTACCGAACGAACGATTCCCTTTGTCTCGAAATTGCTCCTTGCCTTCCTTCTGATTCCGGGATTTACCACTGTCGCGTCGAACATGAAACGGGTTCTTGTTCAGCAAAAATTCCCCTCAGTATCGTAG GTATCGATACGACAAACGCTTGGTGTGATACAATCGAATGCAATCGATCAAACGGATTAACGATAAAGGAAACCTCGTCGATTGTAACATTGTcagattcgagaaaaaaagtaacgaaaaatatagaaattgaacaatttaataacaaatatatcgaGCTGGAAGAATTAGGAATTGGTAGATTTGCTAGAGTATGCTGTGCAAAGGAAAAAGGATTCGACCGAGAAGTAGCACTCAAACAAATATCTCGATTGAAGCAACCGCTATCGTTAACTCGTGCCGAGTATGATCTTCTCAGGAATATACGCCATGATAATATTGTTCGAGCATTTGCACTTTTCGAGGATACACCTCAACCGGATATCGATACTATCGTTTTAGAGTT GGTCAAGGGTTCCacattgtttatttatcttgGCGAACAAATTGAATATACCGAAGCGACTGTTGCAAAATATACCGGTCAACTACTATCAGCATTATACTGGTTACACTCACGTAAACGAGCTCATTTAGACTTAAAACCAGAAAACGTTCTAATTGATGAGAAAACTGGTGTTGTAAAACTAATAGATCTTGGTGAAGCTGTCAGAGCGGTACCACTGGATGAAGTTGTTCCTCCAGTTGATTTGGAATTTGCAGCTCCAGAATCGGTTCTCGGTAAACCAACAGGATCCTATACAGACATGTGGGCTGCCGgtgtttttctttatgtattattaag CGGACTTTCTCCATTTTTGGATGATTCCATTGAAGAAACTACCGCGAACATACTAAAATGCGATTTTTGTTTCcctgatgaatattttaaagatatatcatCCGATGTAAAAAATCTTCTTGAAACATTGTTGTGTTTACGTGGAGAAGACAGAGCAACCGCTCAATTAATTCTATCATCACCTTGGTTTAAG ATATCAATTGGTGCAACGATTCCTTCTTCTCGAATGGTTGCATTCATTGACCGCCGTGCTCACCGCTCAAAACATCATCAGGATCGAAATAGcagtttttattcttaa